One Micromonospora sp. FIMYZ51 genomic window carries:
- a CDS encoding RNA polymerase sigma factor — translation MTGELSQAVEAAQAGDEEAFRLLYRGLQPGLLRYLTALVGADAEDVASETWLQVARDLPTFTGGEFRAWVVTIGRNRAMDHLRRQRRRPVLPVPVQELTDLAGDADTAERAGERIGTEAALAMIASLPPREAEAVLLRAVVGLDAETAGRVLGRRAGAVRTAAHRGLRRLALLLDRATDPADAAGSAGRDVPRPRSGPSPQLPHTEAVDG, via the coding sequence ATGACCGGTGAGCTGAGTCAGGCCGTCGAGGCGGCCCAGGCCGGTGACGAGGAGGCCTTTCGGCTTCTCTACCGCGGCCTTCAGCCCGGGTTGCTGCGTTACCTGACCGCCCTGGTCGGCGCGGACGCCGAGGACGTCGCGTCGGAAACGTGGCTTCAGGTGGCGCGCGACCTGCCCACCTTCACCGGTGGCGAGTTCCGGGCCTGGGTCGTCACCATCGGGCGGAACCGGGCGATGGACCATCTGCGCCGGCAACGTCGTCGTCCGGTGCTGCCGGTGCCGGTCCAGGAACTCACCGACCTGGCCGGGGACGCCGACACCGCCGAACGTGCCGGCGAGCGCATCGGCACCGAGGCGGCGCTGGCCATGATCGCGAGTCTGCCACCCCGGGAGGCCGAGGCGGTCCTACTGCGGGCGGTCGTCGGCCTCGACGCCGAGACCGCCGGGCGGGTGCTCGGACGCCGGGCCGGTGCGGTGCGCACCGCGGCCCACCGCGGACTGCGGCGGTTGGCGCTGCTGCTCGACCGGGCAACCGACCCCGCCGACGCCGCCGGATCGGCCGGCCGGGATGTGCCGAGGCCGCGCAGCGGCCCGTCGCCGCAGCTGCCGCACACCGAGGCGGTGGACGGCTGA
- the egtA gene encoding ergothioneine biosynthesis glutamate--cysteine ligase EgtA: MVMSPELDRVVVLRDRAAAARHLARICFKTGPPTYTGVELEWTVHDAVDPARPVEAARLTAALGPYSPTTLDPTSPARRLLRGGSVTVEPGGQLEISTPPHACVAALVEATHCDITQLTGLLEAAGLRLGQAGMDPYRPPQPMIDTPRYRAMRRVFDRHGPAGQAMMYSSAGLQVCLDAGEPEQLGARWVLAHAIGPPLLAAFATAGRHAGRDTGWASTRMVTWWRIDPARTAPVWTPGPVEADPVAAWTAYVLAAPLLCVRDDGDWTPPPDVTFADWLDGALPRPPTTDDLEYHVSTLFPPVRPRGYLELRYLDAQPGRGWVVPLAVVAALFADAETIGAATAVAMPVAEDWTIAARQGLANPGLAAAAAGLLDLAVAALPRLDLPAALHDEIDKGVRRRQAAMRRQR, from the coding sequence ATGGTGATGTCGCCCGAGCTGGACCGCGTCGTGGTGCTGCGCGACCGTGCCGCCGCCGCTCGGCACCTCGCCCGGATCTGCTTCAAGACCGGCCCACCGACCTACACCGGTGTCGAGCTCGAATGGACGGTGCACGACGCCGTCGACCCTGCCCGCCCCGTCGAGGCCGCGCGACTGACCGCGGCCCTGGGCCCGTACAGCCCCACCACACTGGATCCGACCAGCCCCGCCCGGCGACTGCTCCGGGGCGGCTCGGTGACCGTGGAGCCCGGCGGCCAACTGGAGATCTCCACCCCGCCGCACGCCTGCGTCGCCGCCCTGGTCGAGGCCACCCACTGCGACATCACCCAGCTGACCGGCCTGCTGGAAGCCGCTGGCCTGCGGCTCGGTCAGGCCGGAATGGACCCGTACCGGCCGCCGCAGCCGATGATCGACACACCGCGCTACCGGGCCATGCGCCGGGTCTTCGACCGGCACGGCCCGGCCGGGCAGGCCATGATGTACAGCAGCGCCGGCCTACAGGTCTGCCTGGACGCGGGCGAGCCCGAGCAACTCGGCGCCCGCTGGGTGCTGGCCCACGCGATCGGGCCACCGCTGCTCGCCGCGTTCGCCACCGCCGGGCGGCACGCCGGCCGGGACACCGGCTGGGCATCGACGCGGATGGTGACGTGGTGGCGCATCGACCCGGCCCGCACCGCCCCGGTCTGGACGCCGGGACCGGTCGAGGCGGACCCGGTCGCCGCGTGGACGGCGTACGTGCTCGCCGCCCCGCTGCTCTGCGTTCGGGACGACGGCGACTGGACCCCACCACCGGACGTGACGTTCGCCGACTGGCTCGACGGAGCGCTGCCCCGGCCGCCCACCACCGACGACCTGGAATACCACGTGAGCACCCTCTTCCCGCCGGTCCGGCCGCGCGGCTACCTCGAACTGCGCTACCTCGACGCGCAGCCGGGCAGGGGCTGGGTGGTGCCGCTGGCGGTGGTCGCCGCCCTGTTCGCCGACGCCGAGACGATCGGCGCGGCGACCGCGGTGGCCATGCCGGTGGCCGAGGACTGGACCATCGCCGCCCGGCAGGGCCTGGCAAACCCCGGCCTGGCCGCGGCCGCCGCCGGACTGCTCGACCTGGCCGTGGCGGCGCTGCCCCGGCTCGACCTGCCGGCGGCCCTGCACGACGAGATCGACAAGGGTGTACGACGGCGGCAGGCCGCGATGAGGAGGCAACGGTGA